One window from the genome of Lepisosteus oculatus isolate fLepOcu1 chromosome 25, fLepOcu1.hap2, whole genome shotgun sequence encodes:
- the LOC138225085 gene encoding uncharacterized protein yields MSDQVKTSGAADNMCMVLFAMERSGSIKIGLPPNNYNDNFSEYSKYVGNLQGISHVAFSPQGTMFAVCNAQLYSGSPPANPDENWLKQKARCVGRSGWDQVHSLFFHPNGTLYVVMKSGELYRGPPPENEYVSWMYRVATKIGTGGWCFPSLFFDPAGILYTVTTEGNLLKGSPPNDMNYIWSKNSEIIGTGGWTELTHFMAFSPDGNLWCVSKNGGKIYTAPPPRIASDNWIGRAQNLGSGYNQFPILALTQDKTISQILSLDFSVKDAKILSKEPLIVGQHDCDNSTGSVPYTATFQFSETVTLESSFTHSHGFTVEVGASTTFKAGIPLLAANETTVSINASTTHNWSFTETERKEIVNTSSLNATVPPGEAVRFKAVVQKGIIDVPYTAKVLTVFGHQTTITGTWTGASVSKVAIKEEPIVN; encoded by the exons ATGTCTGACCAGGTTAAGACTTCAGGAGCAGCAGACAATATGT GTATGGTGCTGTTTGCCATGGAAAGATCAGGGAGTATCAAGATTGGACTGCCCCCAAATAATTACAATGACAACTTTAGTGAATATTCGAAATATGTGGGAAATCTGCAAGGCATCTCTCACGTCGCCTTCAGCCCTCAAGGAACAATGTTTGCAGTCTGTAATGCACAGCTGTATTCTGGGTCTCCTCCAGCGAATCCAGATGAGAACTGGCTGAAGCAGAAAGCTCGGTGTGTAGGAAGGTCTGGGTGGGATCAAGTTCATTCCCTCTTCTTCCATCCAAACGGCACACTCTATGTTGTCATGAAGAGTGGTGAACTTTACAGGGGTCCCCCTCCTGAGAATGAGTACGTGTCCTGGATGTACAGGGTTGCTACGAAGATAGGAACTGGAGGATGGTGCTTCCCTTCTCTGTTCTTTGACCCTGCGGGTATCCTGTACACTGTGACCACAGAAGGGAATCTGCTTAAAGGAAGCCCTCCGAATGATATGAACTACATCTGGAGTAAAAACAGTGAGATTATTGGAACTGGAGGCTGGACAGAACTTACCCATTTCATGGCCTTCTCTCCTGATGGCAATCTGTGGTGTGTCTCCAAGAATGGAGGGAAGATCTACACTGCCCCACCACCCAGGATTGCCAGTGATAACTGGATTGGAAGAGCACAGAATCTTGGATCTGGCTACAATCAATTCCCAATCCTTGCCCTCACGCAAGATAAAACCATAAGTCAAATTTTAAGTTTGGATTTTTCTGTTAAAGATGCAAAGATTCTTTCAAAAGAGCCTCTGATAGTTGGGCAACATGACTGTGACAACTCTACCGGCTCTGTTCCTTACACTGCAACTTTCCA gttttctgAAACTGTTACCCTGGAAAGCTCTTTCACCCATTCTCATGGATTTACTGTGGAAGTTGGAGCATCAACAACCTTTAAAGCTGGAATCCCATTGTTGGCTGCGAATGAAACCACAGTCTCTATTAATGCCAGTACTACTCACAACTGGAGTTTTACAGAGACAGAAAggaaagag ATTGTTAATACATCCAGCCTGAATGCTACAGTGCCCCCTGGGGAGGCTGTGAGATTCAAGGCTGTAGTCCAGAAGGGGATCATTGATGTTCCTTACACAGCGAAGGTGCTCACTGTCTTCGGACACCAGACCACTATCACTGGGACATGGACTGGAGCTTCAGTTTCGAAAGTGGCAATAAAGGAAGAGCCTATTGTTAACTAA